A region from the Brachyspira pilosicoli genome encodes:
- a CDS encoding RrF2 family transcriptional regulator, giving the protein MKINTKLSVAAHIVLCIAFFENEGTTSNLLAKSVKTNPALIRRILLKLQNAGIVETTKKGSKLIKNEKDITLLSIYEAVFTEEERGLFSFHHPNHVCPVGCAMFDVLGEEFNSVKEDFEKSLSKITIKKIVDEVRKRKKHLDFMNK; this is encoded by the coding sequence ATGAAAATTAATACAAAGCTCTCAGTAGCTGCACATATAGTTTTATGCATAGCCTTTTTTGAAAATGAAGGTACAACTTCAAATTTGCTTGCTAAAAGTGTAAAAACCAACCCTGCCCTAATAAGAAGAATTCTATTAAAACTTCAAAATGCTGGAATAGTTGAAACAACCAAAAAAGGAAGCAAACTTATAAAAAATGAGAAAGATATAACATTACTCTCAATATACGAGGCGGTATTCACAGAAGAAGAGAGAGGTTTATTTAGCTTTCACCATCCTAATCATGTTTGCCCTGTAGGATGTGCTATGTTTGATGTGCTTGGAGAAGAGTTTAATAGCGTAAAAGAAGACTTTGAAAAATCATTATCTAAAATAACTATAAAAAAAATAGTTGATGAAGTGAGAAAAAGAAAAAAACATTTAGATTTTATGAATAAATAA
- a CDS encoding Crp/Fnr family transcriptional regulator, with amino-acid sequence MEEYIDIILKSSLFNNIERDEILDIIKSFGYQNKSYRKENTIIDIGDYVEHIYLILDGMVEVSKEYDDARKNIVNILNAGDIFAESFALSTKKVSTIQALSFTDTKILKINTNNIFNNAIFLQNLIRVLSDKNIFLSIKNDILSQKSLRSKIMLYLKYMSNIQKSNNIVIPYNRDKLSEFISSDRSALSRELNRLSKEKIIKLEGNKIKILKH; translated from the coding sequence ATGGAAGAATATATAGACATAATATTAAAATCAAGTTTATTTAATAATATAGAACGAGATGAGATTCTTGATATAATTAAGAGTTTTGGATATCAAAATAAATCATATAGAAAAGAAAATACAATTATAGACATAGGTGATTATGTAGAGCATATTTATTTAATATTAGACGGTATGGTGGAGGTTTCCAAAGAATATGATGATGCGAGAAAAAATATAGTTAATATATTAAATGCTGGAGATATTTTTGCTGAATCTTTTGCTTTATCTACAAAAAAGGTTTCTACTATACAGGCATTATCTTTTACTGATACTAAAATACTAAAAATAAATACTAATAATATTTTTAATAATGCAATTTTTCTTCAAAATCTAATTAGGGTTTTATCTGATAAAAACATATTTCTTTCTATAAAAAATGATATTTTAAGTCAAAAAAGTTTAAGAAGTAAAATAATGCTTTATTTAAAATATATGTCTAATATACAAAAATCTAATAATATAGTAATACCATATAATAGAGATAAATTATCAGAGTTTATATCTTCAGACAGAAGTGCTTTATCAAGAGAATTAAACAGATTATCGAAGGAAAAAATAATAAAACTCGAAGGCAACAAAATAAAAATTTTAAAACATTAA
- a CDS encoding ATP-binding protein: MKRRIIKIDEDKCTGCGECIPDCPEGALQIIDGKARLISDLFCDGLGACIKKCPENAMTIEEREAGEYNEQKVMENIVKGGVNVIKAHLHHLKEHGEDRLFNEAIKYLKDNNLEVPNMEENKPCGCPGSMQRDMRNKVKSESNNNVHITSELTNWPIQLKLINQNAPYLDNIDLLISADCVPFTYANFHSKFLKDKVLMMLCPKLDSDIDLYIEKLANIFKTKNIKSITIVRMEVPCCGGVEMIVEAALKKANKNIIIKEYTISIDGEII, translated from the coding sequence ATGAAAAGAAGAATAATAAAAATAGATGAAGATAAATGCACAGGATGCGGAGAATGCATACCGGATTGTCCTGAGGGAGCTTTGCAGATAATAGACGGAAAAGCTAGGCTTATAAGTGATTTGTTTTGCGACGGACTTGGAGCTTGTATAAAAAAATGCCCAGAAAATGCAATGACTATAGAAGAGAGAGAAGCAGGAGAATATAATGAACAAAAAGTAATGGAAAATATCGTTAAAGGCGGTGTTAATGTAATAAAAGCTCATTTGCATCATCTAAAAGAACATGGAGAAGATAGACTTTTTAATGAAGCTATAAAATATTTAAAAGATAATAATTTGGAGGTACCAAATATGGAAGAAAATAAACCTTGCGGATGTCCTGGAAGCATGCAAAGAGATATGAGAAATAAAGTAAAAAGTGAAAGCAATAATAATGTTCATATAACTTCAGAGTTAACAAATTGGCCTATACAATTAAAACTTATAAATCAAAATGCTCCGTATCTTGATAATATAGATTTGCTTATTAGTGCCGATTGTGTGCCTTTTACTTATGCAAATTTCCATTCAAAATTTTTAAAAGACAAAGTGCTTATGATGCTTTGTCCTAAACTCGACAGCGACATAGATTTATATATAGAAAAACTTGCTAATATATTTAAAACAAAAAATATAAAATCTATTACAATAGTTCGTATGGAAGTACCTTGCTGCGGAGGCGTTGAAATGATAGTAGAAGCAGCTCTTAAAAAGGCTAATAAAAACATAATCATAAAAGAATACACTATATCCATAGACGGAGAAATAATCTAA
- the dxr gene encoding 1-deoxy-D-xylulose-5-phosphate reductoisomerase — MKKRVLILGATGSIGVNTCSVIEHFYNDFEIVGITTNTKIDVLKEECMKFKPKYVHISSQEALEKFKKFNINVNIYEGSIADFVKDIDFDILVNALVGYSGFLPTIEAIKKSKTVALANKETLVVGGDIINDLLKKYNAKLVPIDSEHSAIFQILNHFNNVPISKVIITASGGPFFRTPKEELKNVTVEMALKHPTWNMGGKITIDSATMMNKGFEVIEAHHLFNLDYDKIETIIHPQSLIHSMVEFVDGEIYAQIGKNDMRLPIQHALTYPEVKNTPFEKLKLYEHSEINFYKMDFDKFIMLKLAYECGKKGGLYPCILNAANEVCVYSFLERKIRFTEIFDIVERMVKINVSHIPLTVENIIRIDNETRKETLKLIETIKQM, encoded by the coding sequence ATGAAAAAAAGAGTTCTCATACTTGGTGCTACTGGTTCTATAGGAGTGAACACTTGCTCGGTAATAGAACATTTTTATAATGATTTTGAAATAGTAGGAATTACTACAAATACAAAAATTGATGTTTTAAAAGAAGAATGCATGAAATTTAAACCTAAATATGTGCATATCTCTTCTCAGGAAGCATTAGAAAAGTTCAAAAAATTTAATATCAATGTTAACATCTATGAAGGAAGTATCGCTGATTTTGTAAAAGATATTGATTTTGATATATTGGTAAATGCTTTAGTAGGATATTCTGGTTTTCTTCCAACAATAGAAGCAATAAAAAAATCTAAAACTGTGGCATTAGCAAATAAAGAAACATTAGTTGTAGGCGGAGATATAATTAATGATTTATTAAAAAAATATAATGCTAAATTAGTGCCTATAGACAGCGAACATTCGGCAATTTTTCAAATATTAAATCACTTTAATAATGTACCCATTTCAAAAGTAATAATAACCGCATCTGGAGGACCTTTCTTCAGAACTCCGAAAGAAGAGCTAAAAAATGTTACAGTAGAAATGGCATTAAAACACCCAACTTGGAATATGGGTGGAAAAATTACAATAGACAGTGCTACTATGATGAATAAAGGATTTGAAGTAATAGAGGCTCATCATTTATTTAATTTGGATTATGACAAAATAGAAACTATAATACACCCTCAAAGTTTAATACATTCTATGGTGGAGTTTGTAGATGGAGAGATTTATGCTCAGATTGGAAAGAATGATATGCGCCTTCCTATACAGCATGCTCTCACATACCCAGAGGTAAAAAACACGCCATTTGAAAAATTAAAGCTTTATGAACATAGCGAAATTAATTTTTATAAGATGGATTTTGATAAATTTATTATGCTTAAGCTTGCTTATGAATGCGGTAAGAAAGGAGGATTATATCCTTGCATATTAAATGCTGCTAATGAAGTATGCGTATATTCTTTTTTGGAGCGAAAAATAAGATTTACTGAAATATTTGATATAGTAGAAAGAATGGTAAAAATTAATGTTTCCCATATACCGCTTACTGTAGAAAATATCATAAGAATTGATAATGAAACAAGAAAAGAAACTTTAAAATTAATAGAAACTATAAAACAGATGTGA
- a CDS encoding ATP-binding protein, producing MKEKIIIGFSKLIIFREILKTKTIKKLIKLLKYNANDETETTSLYYDFLNELYNNNDNIGDFLLEYIFRDDNIYIKKILLKQNINKNIENALKEELDFFSFLSKIDLSDIYNNLANLETKKIDFYNIYSTHIKEINKKGYGIFYNSNMFTLDEKKNITKAKHQDNQNIKQLYGYDREREKVIQNTKVLLEGKKANNILLYGDAGTGKSSTIKAVANMFRDEGLRLIEVKKSQLSFITDIIQKLSLSPLKFIIFIDDLTFSSNDDSFSYLKAVLEGGVNSFPQNIVVYVTSNYRHLIKENFNDRTGDDIHLEDTIQQIMSLTNRFGIVITFQRPDKDLFVDIVLSYAKDNNIQINKEELIKQAESYAIRSAGRSPRVAKQFIETLL from the coding sequence ATGAAAGAAAAAATAATAATTGGTTTTTCAAAATTAATAATCTTTAGAGAAATATTAAAAACAAAAACAATAAAAAAATTAATAAAGTTATTAAAATATAATGCTAATGATGAAACAGAAACAACATCTTTATATTATGATTTTCTAAATGAACTATATAATAATAATGATAATATAGGAGATTTTTTATTAGAATATATATTTAGAGATGATAACATATATATAAAAAAAATACTATTAAAACAAAACATAAATAAAAACATAGAAAATGCATTAAAAGAAGAATTAGATTTTTTTAGTTTTTTATCAAAAATTGATTTATCTGATATTTATAATAATTTAGCAAACTTAGAAACAAAAAAAATAGATTTCTATAATATATACTCTACTCATATAAAAGAAATAAATAAAAAAGGTTATGGAATATTTTATAACAGCAATATGTTCACACTTGATGAAAAAAAGAACATCACCAAAGCAAAACATCAAGACAATCAAAATATAAAACAACTATATGGTTATGATAGAGAAAGAGAGAAAGTAATACAAAATACTAAGGTCTTATTAGAAGGTAAAAAAGCCAATAATATACTTCTCTATGGAGATGCCGGTACAGGTAAAAGCAGCACTATAAAAGCAGTTGCTAATATGTTTAGAGATGAAGGTTTAAGGCTTATTGAAGTGAAAAAAAGCCAGTTATCATTTATCACAGATATAATACAAAAACTAAGTTTAAGTCCTCTTAAATTTATAATATTTATAGACGATTTAACTTTTTCTTCTAATGATGACAGCTTCTCATATTTAAAAGCCGTACTTGAAGGCGGAGTAAACTCTTTTCCTCAAAATATAGTAGTTTATGTAACTTCAAATTATAGGCATTTAATAAAAGAAAACTTTAATGACAGAACAGGTGATGATATACATCTGGAAGACACTATTCAGCAGATAATGAGTTTAACAAACAGATTCGGTATAGTTATAACCTTCCAAAGACCAGACAAAGATTTATTTGTAGATATAGTATTATCGTATGCTAAAGACAATAATATACAAATAAATAAAGAAGAGCTTATAAAACAAGCAGAAAGTTATGCTATAAGAAGTGCAGGAAGAAGCCCAAGGGTAGCAAAGCAGTTTATAGAGACTCTGTTATAA